GGGAGGATGAGATTGGAATGCTATCTCAATCGTTTCAACAGATGCAGACCAATCTTCGCACTCTCATTGGTCAGGTAGGTTTTAGTGCAGATCAGGTTGCCGCTTCGGCTGAAGAGTTAACTGCAAATGCAGATCAAACAAGTAAAGCAACAGAGCAAATCAGCACGACCATTCAATTATTAGCCACGGGGGTCGAAAAGCAATTTCATAGCGTAGAAGAGACCACGGAAACTGTACAACGTATGTCACTGGGTGTAGAGCAAATGGCCTCCCATTCTGAAGAGGTAACAGCTAAAGCGATTGAAGCATCTGTTAAAGCAACAGAAGGCAGTCATTCGATTCAGACAGCAGTAGAACAGATGAGTTCCATTAATCATACAGTTAAAAAGGTGGCAGGCGTCATTAAAGGCTTGGGTGAGCGTTCCGAGGAAATCGGTAAAATTGTTGACGTTATCGCAAATATCGCTACGCAAACCAATCTGTTAGCATTAAATGCAGCTATTGAAGCAGCACGAGCAGGCGAGCATGGTCGGGGATTCGCTGTTGTTGCGAATGAAGTCCGATTATTAGCAGAGCAATCGACTCATTCGGCTGAACAAGTGGATAAGCTGATTATGAGCATTCAGGAGGAGACGAATCAAGCTGTCCATTCGATGGATTTGGCCACCCAAGAAGCGGAAGAGGGGATCAACCTGATTAATACGGCTGGAGATTCCTTCGAACTGATTCAAGTAACTGTAGAGCAGGTGACAGCCCAAATTCAGGAGGTCACAGCAGCGATTAAACAATTGTCAGAGGGATCGAAGGACATGGTTAGTTCCATGGAAATGATTACGGAGGTCGCAGAAACAGCGGCATCAAGCACGCAGGAGGTTTCTGCATCAACGGAGGAACAGCTTGCGACAATGGAGGAAATCACCCATGCAGCCGCTTCCTTGGCAGGTATGGCTGAGGAGCTTCAGGGATTATTGGCAAAGTTTAAAATCTAGGGGAACGATCTGGCGAAATACAAAACGGAGAAAGCCAGTCATTTGTAGCTATCACCTATGAGGGTGGAGAAGTAGTGATAGATCGTTTCTGATATTCTCCCCTCTTAGTAGACAGTAAGAAGCAAAACACCTTGCTGTATTGACTAGGAGGGGATTTTCTATAGGGAAAATGGAGTATGCTTTTAGGGAATTTTTGAAGAAATAGTAAGAAAGCGTAGAAGCGAAAGTTATGTATCAATAAGAATGAACTATATATATCTGTGTCTATATATTCATTTTTCCCTTACAAAAGTGTAAGGTTTTTTTTGTTGACTTAAAAAACAATGTGTAACTATAATTATTACAACCTCGAGGAAATTAGATGAAAATTTGACTAGATCTAGCAAAAAATTAATGAATGGAGAAGATGCAACTATGAAAAAGCTAGTTTTAACAGGCGTATTAAGTGTCGGAGCCTTATTGGGGGCGAATCTTCCAGGGTTAGAGGTTATAACAGCGAATGCAGCTATCCCTTCGAGTCTTTCCGTTGCAGAAGGTAATTCACAACAAACTCTTTTCGAACAGCAAAGAGAGAAGTATACAGGAATTGTTACTGAAAAAACAAATCAGGGGCTTACAATCTTTACTGAAAATGTGCCTGCTAATGTGCTTAAAAATATAAATATAGGCGATTCAGTTGATATATATTCTTCATATAGTTCTAAAGGTACTGAGAATAAAGCGGAAGACTTTATAATCGGAACGGTTACAGATTCAGATAGTGATTTTGGTTATGCTACAGTAGAATACAAAAACAACGAAGGGAAAACAGAGACAGTTGATGTTATCTTTTCGGAAGCTCACTCCTATAAAGTAGGAGACAAAGTGAAAGTAACGAATAAGTCGAAATGGGAGCATAAAAAAATCGGACCAAATGATGTAACGTTAGCATCAGGAGACTTTATTTCTAAAGTTGCTGAGAAAGAAGCGGAAGACTTTATAATCGGAACGGTCACAGATTCAGATAGTGATTTTGGTTATGCTACAGTAGAATACAAAAACAATGAAGGAAAAACGGAGATAGTTGATGTTACCTTTACGGAGGCTCACACCTATAAAGTAGGAGACAAGGTGAAAGTAACGAATAAGTCGAAATGGAAGCATAAAAAAATCGGACCAAATGATGTAACATTTGCATCAGGAGACTTTATTTCTAAAGTTACGGAGAATGAATAATTTATAGAATGAAATGACCTGCATTCACTAGGAGCCAGAACAACACTGCCAGACTGTTTGTCACGGCATTGTAATAGTTGCTGTGGTACGGCTGTAGGTATGTATATACGATGAAAAGCATCTCATTGAGGTGCTTTTCTTTTTTAAGTTACTTATTTTTACAATTGTTATATAATAATCAAGGGTTAAAATGGGGATTATTGGTGGATGCATACTAGTCCTCGAAGCAGATCGCAGGTACTTCTTATAGTTAAGTATGAAAAATCATTGATAGGAGAATACGAGATGGAATTGATTTTTTTCTTGCTTTTGATTCTGATTATAGGTGTTGCAATATTTCTGAAATTCGGGAGTTTCCCCAAAAAATCTCCAAATACGAGACAAATAACAAATGATATTGATCCATTGTCTATAGATATCCATGATATAGATAAAATGCTTGATGGCTCAGAATTTGAGATATATTTGTATAGACTGTTTCATGCATTAGGCTATAAAGAGGTTTATAAAACAGTGGGGAGCAGAGATTTTGGGGCTGACCTTGTTTTTACAGATCGTTCTGGGGTTCGTAATGTAATACAAGCGAAACGATATAGGATTGATAACTTAGTAGGAATTAGTGGTGTACAAGAGGTATATTCCTCTATGAGATTCTATAAAGCGAAGAAGTCAATTCTGATTGCAACATCTACATATACGGATTCATGTGAGACCTTGGCTGGAATTAATAATGTAAAATTGTTAGATCGTACTGATTTAATCTCTATTATCGAAGCTTTCAAACAAGGAAATGTAGAAAAAGCAAAGGATTTGATTGAGGCAGAGCCAAGAGTAATTTTGGATTCATGGACTGATTATGCAGATTCAAATCGAGAAATGAAGAAGGATAAAAAGGCCGAGAAGTTAATACGTGGGATATAGTTTACAGGCAAACCTAATAATGAAGATGTTCAAAAAAGCTACTTGCTAAAAGAGTAGCTTTTTTGTTATTGAAGGCTTTCAAACGGTTTTGATATTCAGTAACTTTGCATATTGACACCAGATTACGTTGTCTGATACATTTACTACGAAAATGAGAATCATTATCAAAAAAATCCTTGTAAATACATATAGGGGAGATTTCATGTTAAAGAAAAAAACATTCTTCTTCATAACAACCATGATTATTGTGCTGTCTGTCCTGATGACTGCTTGTGGTGGAACGAGCAGTCCAAACAGTGGTGCTCCTACACCAAAGGAAAAGGAAACAACTGCTGCTGAGGGAATGCGTAGCTTTGAAACAAAGAAAGGAATTGTGAGGATTCCCGTAAAACCGAAACGAATCGTTACTGATTTTTATGGTGGTGAATTGCTTTCTGTAGGGGCAAATGTTGTTGGTGTTGAACCAACTACTTTCAAAAATCCATTTTTAACTGACCTGCTAAAAGGGGCTACTGATATCGGAGAGCCTATTAGTACAGAGAAAACATTGCAGCTAAAGCCTGATTTAATTGTTGTTATGAAGGACGAAAACTATGAAGCTTTGTCAAAAATAGTTCCTACTTTGCACATTCCATATGGTACTGCCACTAACATCTATGAAACGGTAAGACTGTTTGGTGACATTGCAGGAGAAAAGGAAAAAGCAGAGGAGTTTATCGCTGCTTTTGATAAAAAGGCAGCGGAGGGTCGTGAGAAGTTAAAGGGTGTTATTGACGAGAATGCTACCTTTGGACTTTATGAACTGACGGATAAGGGTGAACTGTGGATCTTCGGAGACAACGCTGGTCGAGGTGGACAAGCAATCTACAACGCACTGAAGCTGAAAATGCCACATGCTAAGAATAAAGCAGAGGAGCAGACGTTAAAGCTGTCCATGGAGATGCTACCACAATATGCTGCGGATTACATGTTCTTGACCACTTATGATCCTCAGAATAAGGGAGAAGCATTAAAGCAATTACAGTCTTCAGCGGTTTGGAAAAACCTAAAGGCATCTAAAAACAATACGTTATTCTATAACGACTTTGATACGTTTTATCGTTATGATCCAATTGCCATTACTGGACAAATTGATCTAATCGTTGACATGCTACTTGAAAGAAGCAAGGAGAATAAAAAGTAGCTTTTCGACGCTTTCTTATATACAGAGCAGGATACCATTTTATCTTGCTGACTCGAACACACCCCCACCTGTAGGGATAATATCAGTAGGTGGGGTGTTTCTTATTTTGGTAGACCGCCATATTTTTTCCTCCATAATGTAAATTTATAAATCTATAACAATGAAAGAAGTGATCCTGTAGCTTTGCTATTACGGTTGGAAGATTCGAGCTATGAAAAAGAGGGGCGAGCCAAATAGGCTACGTCCTTTTGATGATGTAATGAACCTGCTTACTTTTCAAATGCTCCCTGTGCAACCCCAAGAAAGGCTTGAACTGCTGGAGATGCACACTGAATGGAAGGGCAAGCTAATGCTACACAACGCCAATGCATTTGCTAAAGAGGTCTGACACGAATTTTTTGCTGGTTTTTAAGAAATAATTCCGGACCTATTGTAATTCCAAGCTCCTCTTGCACCATATTTGCTACGGTGTTATAGTCATGCACTTTAAAGCGAATCATGGGTGTGATCTTTGCCTGCTTAAAAATATCCTCGACCTGAGCTCGATAGATTCCCTTTGGAAAGGCGACTACCATCGGATCTCTTATTAAGGGGACAACATGTAGCTTTGGATCAAGGTGTTGATGAACAACAAATCCGATATCAATGACCCCGGTCTCTAACCATTCTATGATCTCATCGTACGTACCTTCGAAGAAAATAAACTCAATTTTTGGATATTTTTGGTGAAACTTAGAAATCATCCTTGCCAATAGTAAGTAGTCTTGGTTTACTCAACGTGCTCGAAGAATGAAGCATCAAATAAACATGTGTGCCTCTGGGATTATTCTCAGAGGTTTTTTATTAGGAATGGATGTCGCTTACAAGCGGGGATGTCGGTACAGAAATCTACACAAGAGTATCTTAAGAAGCATCCAGCGACGTTGGTTTACATTTGGCCAATCGGTAGTAAAGCCCCAGAGCTTGTCTATATGTCATTAAATCCCCAGATTCTTTTATCTGCAAAGAACGATTCGTAGACGTAAAAAACCCTGAAGTAGATCAGGGCTTTTTAAATGCTATATTCATTTGTTTTGTTGCTCAGCTATCAGTTTTCATAGATTTGATACATCGCCATGTTTTCATCCATTGCTTTACTTAACTGGAATGCTTCTTGGATACTTTTCTTGTTTTGAATTACCTCATAGAAGAATCGCAAAACAAATAGCAGTGCAGCATTTCCATCTGGATAGTCATTTGGGCCAATATACGCTTGACAACCACATTGTAGGAATGTTTTTGCCAGTTCAGGATTGCCCAGAGAGCATCCATTGGCAACAATGATTTTTCCTTCCAATCTGGCAAAGCGGGAAATTTCTTCTGGACCAAAGTTGCCAGGCAGCTCATCTGCATCATACACGTCCTCTCCTAGCTCCGGCATGATGAATTTCCCTTCATCTCCGTGGAAGTTGAGAATAATCATGTCAGTATTCGGGTATAAGTCCTCACCTGATAAGATAGCAGTGAAATCATTCGGTCTACCTACCCAATACGTAAAGACTCTTACACCAAAATACTCCAAAGTAGCTCGGATCGCTTGTGTATCCATATCAGAATCAGGCCCGCAGACTAAAGCAACATTCATTTCTGGTTTACTCATTGTGTATTCCTCCATATTTTCATTTTAATAACAATAAAATGAGTGGATATGAAGGTGGTGATCGCGCTTTAAAGAAAAAGACAACACGTTACTTATTATTCGGTATCATATGAGAACTCCTTTTTAATGGGATTTTTTTATCTTATAAATGTAACATAATAGAGATGAATATTACAAATATTTGGTATATTAGTTAGCAGGTACTTAAAAGGAAATGAGGATTCTACTATGGATGTAAAAATACCGAACAAGGTTAGCCCCTTATTACAAGAATATAGTGACTTATTAATGTCGGAATTACCTGATGCTATAGATGGGATTTATCTCTATGGTTCGATCGCTTTGTCAGCATTTGACGAGTATAAAAGTGATATAGACTTTATTACAATCGTTAAAAGAAGCTTAACGAATGAAGAGATTGCAATAATAAGGAAGCTACATCATAAGCTAAAGAAGGATAACTCACTTGCAAAGAAATTAGACGGCATGTATATCAACCTTGAGGACATCGGACGGGATAATAAATCCTTACAGCCTTACCCATGCTGTGCTAGTGGGGTTTTTAAAAAAGAGGGGCACTGGGATATTAATCATGTGACATGGTGGACATTAAAGCATCATGGAATAACGATTGTGGGGAAAAGGGTAGATGACTTAGGGATTGCTACAGAATGGCAGGATGTTAAGGAGACAATGAATTATAACATAAATGAATATTGGGCAAAAAAAGGGAAAAGTCGTATTTACTTCTTGTTTGATGAATGGATTGAGGACGCTGTAGTGACATTGTGCCGCATATATTACACGCTAAAGTATCAAGAGATTATTGCGAAAGGGAAAGCGGTAGAGTATGCACTGCAAGTCCTTCCTGCTGAATGGCACCTACTTCTCAAAGAATCCTTGAGAATTCGTAACAGAGAAAATGGAGCATCGCATTTTTCTTCCAGAGTAAAGAGAGCACAAGAAGCAAGAAATTTTATAGCATACATGATTACTTTTTGTAATCTGCATTTTTTTACTAATGATAGTCATTTGGAATTATAGGACGGAATAGAATATTGACAAGGATAATGATTATCACTATCATTTAATTATGAAAATATTTCCAACAGATTAGTCACTTCCTAGATTATGTATAATTCGCTCCGTTGGTTTTCTACCATACTTTTAAGTAATAAGTTGTCGGTTTGCTACTATGTGCTTTTCGCAACTTGCTTGTAAGCATTGGGATGGAAATTCCAGGTGGAAGGGGAAGAGAATAGATGAAAAGCACAGGAAATCAAAGCTATATTCCGGCTTTAAAATTTCATTGGTTGACCCGCCTTTATGACCCTGCGTTGTGGGGAATGAAGGAAGAGGCATTCAAAGGACATCTTGTAAATCAAGCTAACCTGATGCCAGAGCAGCGTATTTTGGATTTAGCCTGCGGAACAGGTACCTTAACTCTTATGCTCAAACAAGCACAGCCAGAGGCAGAGGTAATTGGACTAGATGCCGATCCTAACATACTATCAATAGCTAAAAATAAGGCAGAGGAACATCAAGTAGCTCTTACGTTTCAACAGGGAATGTCGTTTGAGCTCCCCTTTGAAGATAATCACCTCGACCACGCTTTTTCTAGTCTGTTCTTCCATCATCTTACTCGGGAGATGAAACGTAACACGATACACGAATTACTGCGAACCCTGCGTCCGGGTGGAGAAGTACACATTATTGACTTTGGTAAGCCTCATAATGTAGTAATGAGAGCAGCGTTTTTTACCGTGCAGCTATTAGATGGCTTTGAGACTACAGCAGATCATGTTACAGATGTGATTCCTGAACTCCTTGAAGACACCGGGTTTGAAGAGGTTCGACCAATAGGTGATTTCAAGACAAGAGCAGGTTCACTTCGTGCTTACTCTGCAAGAAAACCCGCCTAAGTAATGGCGGGTTTTTTGTGTTTTCTCGCGCTTGTTCGGTGGTTATTTTTTTACAATGGAAAAAAATCCGTCAAGTGGTTGCCTTTCACCCGCAAGTGGCAGAGAAAATGTAGTCGAACAGCTATCATTGTCATGTAACGGTACATGATTCATTTCATTTTGGCAAAAAGAAGAAGGGAGGGAATCGAGTGAAGCAAAAAACGGGAGTTCCTCGACTGCTTGAAATTGCGGACGAAAAGCGTGGATTATTAATCGTCTCGGCTGCGCTCTCTTCAGTGAGCGCAATTAGTATGCTGGTGCCCTATGCGTCGGTTTATTTTATTCTAAAGGAATTATTGGAGTATGCTGCCAACCCTGCCTTGTCCAACGGTGACTATATGATTCGTTGGGGTGTTATTGCCTTACTTGGCCTTCTTGTGAGTCTAGTAACAATGTATGCAGGGGGAATGGCTTCGCATCTTGCGGCATTTCGCATTTTGTACGGTTTGCGTGTTCGTCTCGCTTCCCATATTGGAAAATTGCCACTGGGCTGGTTGAACGGAACAACTACAGGTGCTGTCAAAAAGACGCTGGAGCAGAATGTAGAAAAGGTAGAAACATTTATCGCTCATCAGCTACCTGATTTAGTCCACGTGCTGGTTACTACGATTCTGATGATCGTTGTCATGTTTTACCTCAATATTTGGCTTGCGATTGCTTGCATGATACCTATTTTAATTGGATTTGGTGCCCAGTTATTTCTCATGACTGGACCAAAAATGAAAGATAGTATCAAGCTTTATTACGATTCACTGGAGAGGATGAATGGATCGGCCGTTCAATACGTGAGGGGGATGCCAGCTATCAAGGTTTTTGGACAGACTGTGCATTCGTTCCGCAAGTTTCATGTAGATATGATTCTCTACCGTGATTATTGTGTGAATGTTACAAATCAGGTGGAAAAGGGATTCTTGATCTTCAAGGTGACACTAGGCTCCTTTGCAGCATTTTTTCTGCCAGTCGGAGTTTTTC
This is a stretch of genomic DNA from Brevibacillus laterosporus DSM 25. It encodes these proteins:
- a CDS encoding methyl-accepting chemotaxis protein, with amino-acid sequence MGWKFRLTLTIRRKLIFSFAIILIIPSIVIGLMSYEIAADKMREEINNFGVRSVNMLDQIINDTIDPKIHDITYFSKQITEPFLQGGAQAPIRERLKEYYALHPELVSVYVGTKEGVMIQEPVQKMTEDYDPRNRPWYQDAIAKKGQTIITEPYVSASTGKVVVTIARTLEDNSGVVAMNLNLDNIAKVVQQVKIGQKGYAFIVDQTGKYLVHPTIKSGTDFKEKWEEELFAKKSGQIELDETNEFISYETNKVTGWKIAGLMFSAEIQETVQPIFTRTLVVIVAALLAGTILMIFVILSITNPLKRLIKASRKISEGDLTETISVNGEDEIGMLSQSFQQMQTNLRTLIGQVGFSADQVAASAEELTANADQTSKATEQISTTIQLLATGVEKQFHSVEETTETVQRMSLGVEQMASHSEEVTAKAIEASVKATEGSHSIQTAVEQMSSINHTVKKVAGVIKGLGERSEEIGKIVDVIANIATQTNLLALNAAIEAARAGEHGRGFAVVANEVRLLAEQSTHSAEQVDKLIMSIQEETNQAVHSMDLATQEAEEGINLINTAGDSFELIQVTVEQVTAQIQEVTAAIKQLSEGSKDMVSSMEMITEVAETAASSTQEVSASTEEQLATMEEITHAAASLAGMAEELQGLLAKFKI
- a CDS encoding restriction endonuclease, which gives rise to MELIFFLLLILIIGVAIFLKFGSFPKKSPNTRQITNDIDPLSIDIHDIDKMLDGSEFEIYLYRLFHALGYKEVYKTVGSRDFGADLVFTDRSGVRNVIQAKRYRIDNLVGISGVQEVYSSMRFYKAKKSILIATSTYTDSCETLAGINNVKLLDRTDLISIIEAFKQGNVEKAKDLIEAEPRVILDSWTDYADSNREMKKDKKAEKLIRGI
- a CDS encoding ABC transporter substrate-binding protein, with product MLKKKTFFFITTMIIVLSVLMTACGGTSSPNSGAPTPKEKETTAAEGMRSFETKKGIVRIPVKPKRIVTDFYGGELLSVGANVVGVEPTTFKNPFLTDLLKGATDIGEPISTEKTLQLKPDLIVVMKDENYEALSKIVPTLHIPYGTATNIYETVRLFGDIAGEKEKAEEFIAAFDKKAAEGREKLKGVIDENATFGLYELTDKGELWIFGDNAGRGGQAIYNALKLKMPHAKNKAEEQTLKLSMEMLPQYAADYMFLTTYDPQNKGEALKQLQSSAVWKNLKASKNNTLFYNDFDTFYRYDPIAITGQIDLIVDMLLERSKENKK
- a CDS encoding LysR family transcriptional regulator substrate-binding protein, whose amino-acid sequence is MISKFHQKYPKIEFIFFEGTYDEIIEWLETGVIDIGFVVHQHLDPKLHVVPLIRDPMVVAFPKGIYRAQVEDIFKQAKITPMIRFKVHDYNTVANMVQEELGITIGPELFLKNQQKIRVRPL
- a CDS encoding aminoglycoside adenylyltransferase domain-containing protein: MDVKIPNKVSPLLQEYSDLLMSELPDAIDGIYLYGSIALSAFDEYKSDIDFITIVKRSLTNEEIAIIRKLHHKLKKDNSLAKKLDGMYINLEDIGRDNKSLQPYPCCASGVFKKEGHWDINHVTWWTLKHHGITIVGKRVDDLGIATEWQDVKETMNYNINEYWAKKGKSRIYFLFDEWIEDAVVTLCRIYYTLKYQEIIAKGKAVEYALQVLPAEWHLLLKESLRIRNRENGASHFSSRVKRAQEARNFIAYMITFCNLHFFTNDSHLEL
- a CDS encoding class I SAM-dependent methyltransferase, with protein sequence MKSTGNQSYIPALKFHWLTRLYDPALWGMKEEAFKGHLVNQANLMPEQRILDLACGTGTLTLMLKQAQPEAEVIGLDADPNILSIAKNKAEEHQVALTFQQGMSFELPFEDNHLDHAFSSLFFHHLTREMKRNTIHELLRTLRPGGEVHIIDFGKPHNVVMRAAFFTVQLLDGFETTADHVTDVIPELLEDTGFEEVRPIGDFKTRAGSLRAYSARKPA